A segment of the Chlorocebus sabaeus isolate Y175 chromosome 15, mChlSab1.0.hap1, whole genome shotgun sequence genome:
aatTGCTTATACCTTTTGATGCTTCTCAAACTAAAATTCTAGGACACGTTTTAAGAAGCCTGTATcctaaacactttttttttttttttttgtcaaatacTATAACAGTGTTCTAGGCTATCTTCTTGAACtaaagttttacttctttcctgGAGAATAGATGgatttaactttatattttcaaCCATTATGTAAGAGCTTAATGTAtgttaaatgtataatttttttaagacactaagtttgtttttgtcagctgtTATCCATTTTTGGAAAGTTATAAACTTTTTCTAAAGTAAAATCTTGTTATTAAAGTTACATTGGTTAAAATTCTATCAAGGGTTTGGGTAAATAGGTCTTCTTCATATTATGCTTCTTAGAATATCAATGGATAAAATCCTGTCTAGAagtcagttttgcaaaatgtatAAGCATAACAGTGTTGATGTATATCAATATTTGTTGAGAAGGGATGATATCTTCAATAAGTTAAGtgaaaaagcagtttctgtggTTCTTTTGGTGGTAATAGCCCATATTATTAAACTGAAGGTCTATAgctttatgtgtgtatatgtaaaaataagcATGGGAGGTTGAAAAAAGAAGGTTAAATTAGTTAAATCTCACTTCCTGTTCTGAAGCTTACTGAAATGGATTTTTgaagcctgggtgcagtggctcatgcctgtaatcccagcactttgggaggccgaggtgggtggatcacttgaagccaggggttttgagaccagcttggccaacataacgagaccctgtctctactaaaaatgcaacaatcagccgggcatgatggtgcatgcctgtaatcccggctactcaggaggctgaggcacgagaatcacttgaacctgggaggcagagattgcagtgaatcAAGAATGTGCCACcttactccaacctgggtgacagagtgagagcctgtttcaagaaaaaaaaaaagaaaaaaaaaaaaaagaaaagaaagaaatgggtttTTGAAATTACTCTGTTATGTATACttgtattgttttaaaagaaaacttgaatatAGAAATAATTGGGTCTCCATTTAGAGAGACTgggtatttataaataatatatttgtttgtgttttggagGCCAAATGACTGGAATTTGCTTTTACAACATGCTGTGAAAGCTGAACTCTTTTCTACCTCACCTTTTTAGAGGAGCCATGTGGTGCTTTGCTGGTTAAGCTGGCTGGAGTAGAACTCACTGAAACTGGGAAGGCATGGTTACAAAAAGAGCTAAAACCTTCCCAATTACTATGGTTCCAACTTCTTGGAAAGGAGAATTCAGCACTCTTTTGCTATCTTTTAGTGAATAAGGTAAGCAGTGTGAAGAAACAACTAGCAATATCTTATTCTTCTTATTGCTTATGTGTAAACACTTATTTAACTAGAACTTTGGATATATAATgggactgactttttttttgcttttttaaactgCTACGGATAGTGATTATGCATAGAGAACTAGGTGTcttatatacaaattttattttagttatatatgtaatatatgtttattatagaaaaaataaaattaggaaaaaagaaaaacttcaaattattatttattattattatttatttatttatttttagatggagtcttactctgttgccaggctgcagtgcagtggcacgatcttggctcactgtaacctccacctcccgggttcaagtgattctcctgcctcagcctcccgagtagttgggactacaggggcccgccaccatgcccagctaatttttgtatttttagttgagatggggtttcaccatgctgaccaggatggtcttaatatcttgaccttgtgatccacccacctcggcctcccaaagtgctgggattacaggcatgagccactgcgcctggcctattatttattattattattttttgaaacagagtctcactctgttgcccaggctggagtgcagtgtcatgatcttggttcactgcaacctctacctcccaggtttaagcaattctgctgcctcagcctcccaagtagctgggactagaggtgcacaccaccacgcctggctaattttttgtatttttagtagaatgaagtttcgccatgttggccaggcgcgtctcgaactcctgacctcaggtgatccgcctgcttcagcctcccaaagtgctggcattacaggcatgagccaccatggccataAACTTCAAATTATTAATGACTCTGGGCATTGCTAATTTAGGAAGTATCATTATATGTTTGTTTATGTATGGGTATATTACATCATGCTTGTTACTATAAACCACTTGTTGAGTGAGGCTTGTCAGCTGGAAACTACAAACAGCCAGGGTGTTTCCTGAGGGTTTGCTTAGTCTGGTCCAATATGTTGTTGATAGGTCTGTCTAAGTGTATAAATCTTTCAACCATAAAGTTGAACATTCTTAAGTACTAGTTCTGATCAGTGATGAGTCATTTAAAGATATTGCCTCAGAGTTTTCTTACCTTTATAATTGGCCATAGCCATTGTATAACTGGAAATGACAGTTTCATCTTTGTTGCTGAATCACTGTCCCGAATCCCTGGATGTGTCTTACTCCAGATTTTTTTGGTGGGCCATCAGATAGGTTTTCATACCTTGATCACTTCTATGATATTCAActcttaaaattataattatgagCTAGGTACAGtcacttgtgcctgtaatcccagcaactcaggaggctgaggtgggaggaatgcttcaGCCTACGcagtcgagactgcagtgagctgtgatcgcgccactatacttcaacctgggcaacagagacagaccccttcttttaaataaaataggatgATTAGAATTTTGaccattttaattcttaaaagctttttaaattattaatagaaaGCTTAATGAAATTCCTTAATTTTTGCATGTCCAGATGATATTCAGTACTTTCAAAATAAGAATTATCTAAAACTAATTAATTGAagtatcttatattttaaaagtaagtttaAAAGTAAGTTaataaaggctgggcatggtgactcatgcctgtaatcccagcactttgggaggccgaggccggcagttcacttgaggtgaggagttcgagaccaccctggccaacttggtgaaaccctgtcactactaaaaatacaaaaattagctaggcatggtgctgggtgcctggaatcccagctactcaggaggctgaagcaagagaatcgcttgaaccctagaggcggaggttacagtgagccaagattgtgccactgcactccagcctgggtgacagagtgagactccgcttcaaaaaaaacaaaaacagaaacaaaaaaaagtaagttaataATACAAAGTTGTATAAAACATCCCAAAGGccttacaaaaatattagcttttAAATTAAAGAGTATAATTACCAAAAAAAGGAGATAATTATGATGATGATAAAGATAGCAATGATGTGTATTTTGAGGGTTAACATGTGCCAGACGCTGAGCTAAGGTGCCATGCTTATATTATGTCACTTATCTTCAAAACCACTCTACAGGGTTGTTGTTTTTATTCCCACTTTCAGGTGAGACTTTTAGGGAAACTGATTGTCTTGATCAGGGTAACCCAGAAGAAGAGCCTGTATCCAAACCCAACTCTTCCTGGTTCCTGAGCCTACATTTCATCTTATAAgcatatctttattttatctcGCTTCCTAGGTGACCAAACTACGCTATACACATAGAGTGATAATTTACTTCTCCTGTTTGAATTTTGCTAATGTGTGAGGTGGAATTTTAATTATTCTGAGTTTGGTTCAAGGGAATGAGCTTATAAGATTTGaaagatttagaaaaatataattgctTTATAACTGTTATCATGTACTAAAAATTTCTGAATTTGAAGGAACAAAATTTTATTAACACTTTGTTAAGATTAAAATCCCACAAGGATTGTAGAAATATCTAGGCAGgatctccttttatttatttatttattttcccgagatggagccttgctctgtcacccaggctggagtgcagtggcgcaatctcagctcactgcaacctccgcctcctgcgttcaagcaattctcctgcctcagcctcctgagtggcttggATTacagcgcctgccaccacacctggctaatttttgtgtttttttagtagaggcagggtttcagctttttggccaggctggtctcgaactcctgacctcgtgatccacctgcctcggcctcctgaagtgttgagattaacaggcatgagccactgcgccccgccaggATCTCCTTTATAcagtaaattaatgaaaaaaaaaaatcccatttatcCAGTTTCATTAGGAGGTGAGGTATTCCATGAATGAAATTTCCTGTAGGAGGAAGACTCAATGGCCAAAActatttttatgttaataattttgagggaagttttttaaaagtgtatttactTGCCAGTGCTGTCCAAAACACTGGAATTCTGAACCTCATTTAACAGTTCAGTGATGATTCAGTTCATTTTGCATTTGACTACTACTTTCAGTTTAGTTTCTCTTCGTctcttagtttcttttgctggtcCTACAGTCACTCTGCCTATCTTATGCGTCCCACCTCCCCTCCATAGAACCACCGATAgaccaaaaacacatttttcataCTTTATTGCTTCCTCACCTCTTTGGGTGAGGAGAACAGTGAGTCTGTGGAGAATTCCATGTTATAAAAGAGTTAACTgattttgagaaagggtctcttCTAGTAATAAAAATCCTTGGATTTAGCAAGAGCTGTTTTGGGGGAGCCTTGGGGaccatttttgccttttctttggaGGACTAAAATTGTTGAATGACTGATTTTTAAGGTAAATAAGATGTGATGGGTTTAACAACAATTATCTTAAATAATtggtttgtattatttttaaattcaagggTGGATATTTCAGCGTGAATCTGAATGAAGAAATTTTGAGAAGAGGTCTTGGCAAAACTGTTCTTGTTAAAGGGCTTAAATATGATTCTAAAATCTATTGGACAGTTCACAGAAACTTACTTAAAGCTGAATTAACAGCcttaaaaaaaggagaaggaatatGGAAGGAAGattctgaaaaagaaagttatttggAAAAATTCAAAGATTCCTGGAGAATATGGAAAAAGGACAGTTTTCTAAAAACAACAGGATCAGATTTCAGcttgaaaaaagaaagttattatgACAAACTTAGAAGGACTTATGAAATATGGAAAGACAACATGAACAACTACTCCTTAATACTGAAGTTCAAAGAACTTATAAGTCGCATATACTTTCGTAGAAAAGGGTGAAACAGTCAAGAGATCTAGAGGTAACCTTCTCCAAAgagtaaatatgtaaatatatggaCATTTTTCATTGACTCAAAATGGAAGTTTTGCCAAATGATCAAAGTGTTATTCTAAtggtatttaaatattaaaaagagatGATTATTATAATGTCAgaattaatttaaacaaattataattaaTGTAATATGATTttaggaaagatgaaacactttATGAGAAGTTACCAAGCtgaatgatttatatatatagcGCTGCCGTGTGAAGAGAAAGTTTAACTCTTCACCACTAtgttgtttttagttattttgggCAGCCAtattgaattttttgtttctttgttttgagacgaggtttcgctcttgttgcccaggccggagtacagtggcatgatctcggctcactgcaacctcctgtttcccgggttcaagcgattctcctgcctcagcctcccaagtagctgggattacaggcatgtgccaccatgcccagctaattttgtatttttagtagagacggggtttctccatgttggtcaggctggtctcgaactcccgacctcagatgatctgcccacctcggcctcccaaagtgctggattacaggcgtgaactaccaagcccagctttttttgttttaacacggagtttcgctcttgtcacccaggctgcagtggcgtgatcttggctcactgcaacctctgcctcctgggttcaagtgattcttctgcctcagccacccaagtacctgggattacaggagctcaccacgaagcctggctaatttttgtattgccatattgaatttttgtttaaagaagatacatgtttatttttccagttttattaccTTTCactatttataataaaagaatTCTTTATGCTTTATGTGCAAAGTAGCTTTTTTCTCCTAACTGCTTTCTAATTGCTTGTGAATTTGGGGGCAGGGTCTCTTAGATCATTCCTTGTAATAAAGAATGGCTAATTTCTAACTGTTGTTAGATGAGGGGGCTAATCCAGAGGACAAAAACAATgtactagctgggcatggtggctcaagcctgtaatcccagcactttgggaggctgaggtgggcggatcacttgaggtcaggagttcgagaccaacgaccagcctggctaatatggtgaaacccccgtctctactaaaaatacaaaattagccagatgtggtggctcacccctgtaatcccacgtacttgggaggctgaggcaggagaatcgcttcaacctgggaggtggaggttgcagtgagcccagatcgcaccactgcactcctgcctcggtgacagagcgagactctgtttcaaaaacaaaacaaacaaaaaaacaatgtacTGAGGATGGCAGCACAGAGGATAGAAAAAACTGAGATGCCTGACATTGTTGAGCCCTTGAAGTAGCCAATGCTTGAACTGCCCTGCTTCCCAATTTCTTGTTAGTTGAGATAGCAATTAAAAAACTTGCTGATAAAATCATCTTGACAGTGTAAGCTTCTTTCGCCAGGCCAGCAGTAATCCACTCACATCCACAAAGTCtatacaaggtttttttttttaatggtttatgATACCAAGAAAAGTCAGACTTATCATCTAGTCCAAATAGTTGACTCCTGTTAGAATTAATAGCACAGAATGAGAGGtatactgctgctgctgcctgactccttttttttttgaggtggagtcttgccctgtcgccagactggagtgcagggttcactgcaacctctgccttcccaggttcaagcaattctcctgcctcagtctcccgagtagctgggactacaggcacacaccaccacgcccagctaatttttatatttttagtagagatagggtttcgccatgttagtcaggatggtctcgatctcttgaccttgtgatctgccgcctcagcctcccaaagtgctgggattacaggtgtgagccactgcgcctggccctgactCCTTCTTAGAACATAAGAAAATGGATTTTGCAACCTTTAGAAATTAAACATTCATTTTCAGTGAGGTCCCAAATATTCCAAAGATtttatgtgtgaatgtgttttatttcataaCCTTTCTTTGGGATAGGATAGGAAGTCACATCCTAGTTTTTATTTCCTGGTTTCTATGCCTCAATAGCTTTTTGTTTTAAGgggatgttttatttttatttacagggAAGTTAACGGAGTATGTTTAAACTAGTTTTGTGGCAAGCTCTTgagcctttttcttttccaacttgACATTGTGAATTACAGAATTTGGACCTAAGTCATTGTCTTCTAGAGATGTCAGATCGTATCATAGTTATCACGGTAGTTAGTTCTGATGGCCTCTACCAGCTCAGCCAGCATACAACTATCTTTCCAGTTAAGCCGTATGAAAGTGAGACTGATGTAGGTCATCCTGTGACTTGATCTAACCTTTTCCTTGATGATGTAGTAGGGAACCCTGATTTTATGGACAAGATGAGCAATGAGAAATGCAGATCAAGGGGTCTCCTCTCATGTGCAGTCACTGTTGCTGTCTATTCTTGTTCTCCACTTAGACGGTGGCAGTATTCACACTTACGTGAAAATCATATGGTTCTTGGGTGGAGAATTTCCATTGACTGACAGCTTTTTTCTGGGCCTGCATTCACGTTTTCAGCCTGTCTCTAGTCAGTATTATAGAGCAGCTTGTTGGATAACCCAAGCACAAGCTGAACCGGGTAATTTTAGAAAAGTTAGATCTTTTGTCACTGGGATGGTTATAACAGGGCCatctgaaaaagtaaaaagtcCCTATTAGGCTGGATATCAGACCAAAGCCCATACTCTGCCTTTCTTACATAGAGGATTTACTACCTTTTGGTCTTGTTGGGGCTCAGAACATGACACCCCAAAATGTGGCACCTTGGCATACTGAGTATTTTAAGTTGAAGGAAATTGAGAACactgcagaagcaggaaggtcactCTCTGACCTTCTGCCACCTTTCTTTCGTGAAGCAGGCCATAAAATAATTATCTGACCTGCCTCTCTTGAAAGTAGGTCAGAAGACCCTTATATCAGAGGGAGTCTTCTCTATCCCCAGAGGCCAAGAAAAATCTGATCAAATCGGCCTTACTCCcccaagtttatttatttttgtttttgagatggggtattgctctgtcacccaggctggagtgcaatggcctgatcttggctcactgcaacctctgcgtcctgggttcgagtgattctcctgcctcagcatcccaaataactgggattacaggcgtgtaccaccacacccggctaatttttgtatttttagtagagacagggttttgccatgttggccaggctggtctcgaactcctaatctcaggtgatccacctgcctctgcctcccaaagtgctgggattacagctgtgagccactgtgcccagccggctCCCCTGAGTTTAATACCATTAGGTCGTACCCATTTGTCCTCTGCATGATTGTCCATAAATATACATAGTTTTCCCTGGGTTtttgagtcttcatttctgaTGGCTCTTATgtgatataaaatttatattaaataaatttttataggtttttctcttgttaatctgtcttttatgAGGGATGTCAGTCTGAATCTTGCAATGAGTGAGGAAAAGATATTATGATTTTCCCCTAcaatcttgtctttaaaaaaacacgATCATGGCCACTCTGTTTTCCTTttggccttcttttcttttggtaCCTTGGGTACCTAGACTtccttgcttttaaaatatttttctatcaaaTGAATTTGGTTCTTTGTTTCTAAAGGATTGGATTTTTTGGTTCTTTTCAGTCTCTTCTtaatttatgtttccttttttggggtttttcattttctattcatactttttcttttcttttttttttttttttgagatggagtcttgctctgttgcccagactggagtgcagtggcacaatcttggatcactgcaacctccgcctcctgggttcactccattctcctgcctcagcctcccgagtagctgggactataggtgctcgccactacgcccggctaattttttgtattctttagtagagacagggtttcactgtgttagccaggatggtctcgatctcctgacctcatgatccacctacctcggcctcccaaagtgctgggattacaggcatgagccaccacgctcggcatactttttctttttttcttgaggtgtagtctcgctctgtcacccatgcaggagtgcagtggcatgatcttggctcactgcaacctccatctcctcggttcaagtgattctcctgcctcaacctcctgagcagctgggattacaggtgtgtgccaccacacctggctaatttttttatttttagcagagatggggtttcaccatgttggccaggctggtcttgaactcctaatctcaggcaatctgcccacctcagcctcccaaaatgctgtgattacaggcatgagccactgtgcctagccggAAACACATGTACTCTTCCACTAAGTGATGGGAATGTCAGCTCTTATCCAGGCACTTCCTCTCTCTTGCCTCACTTCTTAAATCATGCCTCTTTCTTCTtgtctcagaaaaatgaaatgctGGCAGGTCCAGTAGCTTAGCAAATTTCAGGAGAGACAATCATGATTTCCCAGGATAGCGGGATATGTAATACCCTCAGCCTTgtaaaaagagaagggaagtgtTAATGTCAAATCTCCTCCCCCATTTGAACGGGAAAGGGAAAGGATGGTTGCTGCTCTGTAGACTCTAACTTTTCCACTCCTCCTTACTCCCAGACCTCTTCTCTTAGCTGGTAAAACCTAAATCAACTCGACTTCTCCCACCACTGGGAAGTCTGGGGATACTGCTGCCTGAAATACCGTCTTCTTAAAACTTGACTCAAAGGAAAATTAGAGCCATGGATCCCAACAGTGCTGCTGTTATGCCTGCTATATCTGGTAACTCCTGGAGTCCGGTAGAGATCCCAGTCAGTACCTCACACCAACCTAATACGCTTGCAAACCTGCTTTTAGAGAATTAACTgcaccgggcacggtggctcatgcctgtaatcccagcactttgggaggccgaggcaggcagatcacttgaggctaggagttcgagaccagcctcgccaacatggtaaaaccctgtctgtaataaaaatacaaaaattagccaggtgtggtggcaggtgcctgtagtcccagctacttgggaggctgaggcagagaattgcttagacccaggaggcggaggtggcaatgagctgagatcgtgccactgcactccagcctgggtgacggagcgagactccatctcaaaaaaagaattaactgcacttgaggcaggcagataatgtTATGCAAGAGTTTTATCTTCTTCTGAATTGCTCCAGCATCATTTGGCTCCTCAACAATGTAAGGACTGCATCTTTGAGCTATAAGACCCTCCCTTGGGTAATTAAACTCTATGTGCTGTCAAGGGGCATGTTGTTGACACAGTTTGTCCCCAGTCCAGTGTTACATGTGCTAGCTACCATTTGTTAAAGTAGGCAGATAGCCAGAAATGAGCAGACAAGGGAGCTCCTCTGAGAAAAGTCCTGGAGATGCTGCCCACTAATAATCAGCACTGCCCACTCACAGtcagcagaaacaaaacaaaacaacaaaaaaacaaaacccagcgGCTACACTGGCTACTTCTGGCCTTATGGTTGGTCTCCTGCATTCCTAAAGGGTACATATAAGGTCCAAGCCAGAGATACCATGGTAGAAACTTTCCCTGCTGATGAGCATGTGCACTCCTCCAGAAATTCACCCTAGAGTAGCCTTTTgctcattataatagtaaaaaacacTCCCCTGGGTGGAGATTTTAAATGCTAATGAGACATGTGACATGTGTACTGGCATGTACAACCACAGAGCGTGCACGCCCAAAGAGACTTCCTGAAACATGCTTGTGAGTAACATTCCCCTCACGCCCCTTTCTGAATAATCATGCAATATTCTCATAAAGAGAATCCTCCAGCACTAGCtgctgctggttttttttttgagacagagtcttgcctctgtcgctcaggctggagtgcggtggtgcgatcttggttccctgcaaactctgcctgctgggttcaagtgattctcctgcatcagcctcccgagtacctgggaccacaggcacacaccatcacacctagctacatttttgcatttttagtagagacagggtttcaccatgtttgccaggctggtgttgaactcctgacctcaagtgatccacctgccttggcctcccaaagtgctgggattacaggtataagccaccgcacctggcctgctgcTGGTTTCTTATTTCAGCATGTACTGTCTCTTTACTTAAATGTTACTACTACTGTTTTTCCAGCTGGAGCAACCTAGAGCTGTTTTTCACTCCTCTCTAGGAATGTACTTTATCTTCCTTCAATAAACTCTGCTACTTAACCCTTGCTGTGCATCTCTTGGCTGAATTATTTCTTCCAAGTTAGACTAGAACTGAGAATTCCTGCACTTCCTGATAACACATTGACATAAAGAGGCTATGTGGTTCAAGAAGCCAAGAAACAGCAGTGTTCTAGATGTTCAGGGTACCAACAGAAACAGTATTGCTTAGCCGTCATTAAAAGATATGAcagggctaggcgcagtggctcacgcctgtaatggcagcactttgggaggccgaggtgggcagatcacttgaggtcaggagttccagaccagcctggccaacatgatgaaaccccatatctactaaaaataaaaaaattaattgggtatggtggtgggcgcctgtagtcccagctactccagaggctgaggcaggagaattgcttgaacccaggaggtggaggttgcggtgagctgagattgcgccactgctctccagcctggtgacagagtgagactccttctcaaaaaagaaaaaagaaatgacagcTATACTAAGGGAGTGGCTACACTGCTGGGATAGTTGAGGAGGAGCTGGTTTCCTAGGAGATGCTTCTTCATGATCTGGAGCTTCTTTAAAGTCACTACCAAGgcagctatttctttttcttttctttttctttttcttttttttttttttgagatggagtttcactcttgttgtccaggctggagtgcaatggcacgatctcagctcacctcaacctctgcctcccgggttcaagcaattctcctgcctcagcctcccgagtagctgggattacaggcatgtgccaccatgcccagctaatttggcatttttagtttcagagaaggggtttcttcatgttggtcaggctggtctctaactccgaacctcaggtgatccacctaccttggcttcctgaagtcctgggattacaggcataagccactgcacccagccaccgaGGCAGCTATTTCTATGAAGGCAAATCACAGGGAGAAagtaatacaaatttattaatatgaaaaagctgaagaaaataaaaaactcaagattaatattaaaatggttaaggccaggcgcagtggctcatgcctgtaatcctaacactttgggaggtcaaggtgggtggatcacctgaggtcaggagtttgagaccagtctgaccaacatggtgaaactctgtctctactaaaaatacaaaaattagccagatgtggtagtgggcacctgtaatcccagctactcaggaaactgaggcaggaaaatcgcttgaactggggaggtggaggttgtagtgagccgaaatcatgccactgtactccagcctgggtgaaagggtaagactctgtttaaaaacaactaaacaaataaaaaattaaaattttttgttttaaaattttaaaacacctgCCAGGAGAGGtggttcacagct
Coding sequences within it:
- the C15H3orf33 gene encoding protein C3orf33 homolog isoform X1 → MAGQPVASGSQSPDRDGMEPNVVARISQWADDHLRLVRNISTGMAIVGIMLLLRSIRLTSKFTSASDIPVEFIRRNVKLRGRLRRITENGLEIEHIPITLPIIGSLRKEPCGALLVKLAGVELTETGKAWLQKELKPSQLLWFQLLGKENSALFCYLLVNKGGYFSVNLNEEILRRGLGKTVLVKGLKYDSKIYWTVHRNLLKAELTALKKGEGIWKEDSEKESYLEKFKDSWRIWKKDSFLKTTGSDFSLKKESYYDKLRRTYEIWKDNMNNYSLILKFKELISRIYFRRKG
- the C15H3orf33 gene encoding protein C3orf33 homolog isoform X2, which produces MAGQPVASGSQSPDRDGMEPNVVARISQWADDHLRLVRTSKFTSASDIPVEFIRRNVKLRGRLRRITENGLEIEHIPITLPIIGSLRKEPCGALLVKLAGVELTETGKAWLQKELKPSQLLWFQLLGKENSALFCYLLVNKGGYFSVNLNEEILRRGLGKTVLVKGLKYDSKIYWTVHRNLLKAELTALKKGEGIWKEDSEKESYLEKFKDSWRIWKKDSFLKTTGSDFSLKKESYYDKLRRTYEIWKDNMNNYSLILKFKELISRIYFRRKG
- the C15H3orf33 gene encoding protein C3orf33 homolog isoform X3, which produces MAIVGIMLLLRSIRLTSKFTSASDIPVEFIRRNVKLRGRLRRITENGLEIEHIPITLPIIGSLRKEPCGALLVKLAGVELTETGKAWLQKELKPSQLLWFQLLGKENSALFCYLLVNKGGYFSVNLNEEILRRGLGKTVLVKGLKYDSKIYWTVHRNLLKAELTALKKGEGIWKEDSEKESYLEKFKDSWRIWKKDSFLKTTGSDFSLKKESYYDKLRRTYEIWKDNMNNYSLILKFKELISRIYFRRKG